TATGGGCCATCCCTGCATCCCCCACCCCTCGAATGTCAATAAAATCCGTTGCTTTTTCATGGTCAAGGGCGATCGCCCCTAAAGTATCATAAAAATTAGTTTGATTGGGCTTATGCTTTATTCTTCTGGCTATTACAGGGTTTTTTGGCTCAGGAAGGGGCATAAAAGTTTCTTCCATAGCATCAGTTACAACTTCATCATCTATGGCCATAGTCTGAGAAATCTCCCCCACAACATAATCGTTATTGTTATTGCCATCACAACCAACCATGGAAAAAGCCATAAACAATCCTAGTAAAACCCTATTAACCATAACTTTGTTAATAAATAAAAAATCTTTACAGCAAAAATTAAAAAACCCGCAATACTCGAAAAACTCTGACAAAGCGTCATTACACCTCGAATTTTAGCCCTAACCTGAAAATTTATCAGCCCTTTTTTCAGGAAATATGAACAAAATGTTAAAAAAATATTACGAAATGTCAAGAAATGCTACTAAAATAGGATAGAGAAATAGTAGTAGTAACAAAAAAACAGATGCGAGTAGCAATTGCAGGAGGAGGGTTAGCAGGTTTATCCTGCGCCAAATATTTAACCGATTTAGGACATCAACCTATTTTGTTAGAAAGTAGAGATGTATTAGGGGGTTTAGTAGCCGCTTGGAAAGATGAAGACGGAGACTGGTTAGAAACTGGTTTACACGCCTTTTTTGGGGCTTATCCCAATATGTTACAACTCATGGGAGAATTGGGGATTTTAGACCGCTTACAGTGGAAACAACACACCCTCATCTTTAACCAACCCGAAAAACCAGGCACCCTTTCCCGCTTTGATGTGCCTGATATTCCCTCTCCATTTAATGTAATTACTTCTATTCTGCGCAACAATGATATGTTGACTTGGAGTCAGAAGATTCGCTTTGCCATTGGTTTGTTTCCTGCCATTATCCGTGGTCAAAAATATGTAGAAGACATGGATAAATATAGCCTCATTGAATGGTTAAGGATTCAAGGCATTGATGAAAGGGTGAATACTGACATTTTTATTGCTGCTTCTAAGGCTCTTACTTTTATTAACCCTGATGAGGTATCCGCCACCATTATTCTCACGGCGTTAAACAAGTTTTTGCAAGAGCGTTATGGCTCAAAAATTGCTTTCTTGGATGGTGCGCCCCCAGAGCGTTTATGCGCTCCCATTGTGGATTATGTTACCGAAAAGGGTGGACAAGTGCGCACTAGCTCACCCTTAAAAAGAATTGTCTTAAATGAAGATGGCTCGGTTAAACATTTCCTGATTAGAGGGTTAAATGGTGCTGAGGATGAAATCATAGAAGCGGATGCTTATGTATCAGCTATGTCGGTGGATGCCATGAAATTATTGATGCCTGAGCCTTGGAAGGAAGAACCTTTTTTCCAACAACTAGAAGGGCTTGAGGGTGTACCTGTGATTAATGTGCAAATTTGGTTCGATCGCAAATTAACCGATGTAGATCAACTTTTATTCTCCCGCTCTCCTTTGCTCAGTGTTTATGCGGACATGAGTGTTACTACTAAAGAATATTATGACCCCGATCGCTCCATGTTGGAGTTAGTTCTTGCCCCTGCCCAAGATTGGATTGGTAAATCCGATGAGGCGATTATCGAGGCTACCATGGAGGAGTTAGCCAAACTTTTCCCCGAACAAATTCCCCACGTGGCCAAGGTACGTAAAGCGAAGGTATTAAAAACCCCCCGTTCGGTATATAAAGCCATTCCAGGCCGTCAGGCTTATCGCCCTAGTCAAGCTACTCCTATTTCTAATTTCTTCCTTTCGGGTAGTTATACCATGCAGGAATATTTAGGAAGTATGGAAGGGGCTGTTTTATCTGGTAAATTGACCGCTCAGGCGATCGCCAATAAAAAAGTACCTGTCAGAAAACCAAGTATGGCAAAAGGTGAACCTACCTTTGTAGGATAATCACAATGATTTATTTCTCAAGGGGTTTAACGGTTGTTGAGGTTCAGGAATTTTGTTAGACTCTATGGGAAATAAATAGTTAAAACTTGCCAGATAGTGAGACAATACTAGAAAATTGTCATTATTTTTATTTTTAAACTTAATCTAGTAATTATTTCAGCAGGGATGAATGCTGCAACTGCCTAAAAAATTAAAACCAAAACACCCCCTAGCTTCCGTCGAGGAGTCCTATGAATATTGTCGTCAAGTAACGGCTAAGTATTCCAAGACCTTTTATCTTGGTACTTTGTTGATGCCCAAACAAAAAAGAAAGGCAATCTGGGCTATCTATGTCTGGTGTCGTCGTACTGATGAATTAGTGGATGGCCCTCAGGCTAAATTTACCACCCCTGAAACCCTTGATTTGTGGGAAACTCAATTGGAGTCGGTATTTGATGGTCAACCCATTGATGATCCTGATGTGGCTCTGGTAGATACCCTTAGCCATTTTCCTATGGATATTCAACCCTTTAGGGATATGATAGCTGGTCAGAGAATGGATTTGTATCGTAACCGCTATGATACTTTTGAGGAGTTAGATTTATATTGTTATCGTGTGGCAGGTACGGTGGGCTTGATGTCTTCGGCGGTGTTGGGGGTTGACGATCGCAATGTCAGCGTCCCTTGGAATCGTCAATCTATCATTGTACCTGAACAAGAGGCGATCGCCCTTGGTATTGCCAATCAACTCACCAACATTTTAAGGGATGTGGGAGAGGATATTGATCGTAATCGTATTTACTTACCCCTAGAGGATTTAGCCAAATTTGACTACACTGAGGAAGATTTATTTAACAAAGTAATTGATGATCGTTGGCGTAATTTAATGAGGTTTGAGATCAAACGAGCCAGAAAGTATTATGTGGATGCAGAGAGGGGTATCAGGGCTTTAAACCCCGATGGTCGTTGGCCTGTGTGGACTGCTTTAATGTTGTATCAAGGTATTCTCGATGTCATTGAAAAAAATGATTACGATGTTTTTAACCGTCGTGCTTTTGTACCAACTCCCAACAAAATGCTTTATCTTCCTGTGGCATGGTTGAGGGCTCAAGCTCTTTAAAATAACCTGAGTTCGGAATTAGTGATAAATAACCTCAGTTCGGGATAAGAGTTGTGTTATGTGGTAGGGGACGTACCATGGTACGTCCGTACAGGCTTTTGGTTGCAGGTTGCAGGTGGTAGGTAGGCCATAGTTGGTTAATTATTCATTGTCCATGGTGAATTCTTCACAGCTTTAAAAAGCTAAAAATGTTATTCCTAACTTTAGTTAACATATAGTTTTTGTCAACTTCTTAACCTGATACCCGATACCTGACACCTTTTTTACAAGACTACAAATTTTATCCTAAACTCAGGTTAATGATTACCCATTGCCCATTGCCTATTACCCATTGCCCATTACCTCCTAATTTTTGACTAAAATCTGTTTTAAACTTTCTAAATCAATGGGTTTAGAGATATAACCATTCATTCCTGCATCAAGACATAAAGTGCGATCGCCCTCCATAGCCCCTGCTGTCATGGCAATAATATGGGGTTGTTGAGATGAAGGATAATTATTTCTAATCCAACGGGTAGCTTCTAAACCGTCCATTTCGGGCATTTGTATATCCATCAAAATAACATCATAATGCTGACGTTTTAGGGCTTCAATAACTTCTAAACCATTGGATACCACATCGGCTAGATGGCCTATTTTTTTGAGACTAAGTAGGGCTACTTTTTGATTGACGTTATTATCTTCGGCTAAAAGAATTTTGAGGGTTTTTTTATGGGTGGATGATTTAGGTTGATGAATTAATGTATTATTTTTTATGGGTTGTTTTTCTTCCATAGTAGTAACTTTGACGGTGAAATAAAAGGTTGCCCCCATGCCGATGTCACTGTTTACCCAGATTTTTCCGCCCATCTTTTCGGTTAATAATTTACTGATAACTAGGCCTAATCCTGTTCCTCCATATTTACGGTTAATGGAAGAATCTATTTGAGTGAAAGATTTAAATAGTCGATTTTGTCTTTGTTTAGGAATACCGATACCAGTATCCTTAATGGCAAATTTAATCTGATATGGCTGATTTTTATTATTGGTTTGATAATCATCAATTTTAAAACCTGTCACCGTGAGGGTGACTTTTCCTTTTTCTGTAAATTTGAGGGCATTTCCCAAAAGATTAACTAAAATTTGACGGATGCGGGTTACATCACCGATAAATATTTGGGGAAGCTCGGAAGAATAATAATAGCTAAATTGTAAGTTTTTCTTTTTAGCTTGAAATTGTAATAAATCAAAGATACTTTCAATACATTTGACTAAGTTAAAGGTTTGTTTTTCTAACTCTAGGTTTCCTGATTCAATTTTGGAAAAGTCGAGAATATCGTTAATGATGGTTAATAAACTTTCTCCACTACTACGGATAATTTCAACAAATTCTTTTTGTTGGGGGGTTAATTTAGTGTCTAATAATAAGCCTGTCATGCCGATTACTCCATTCATGGGAGTACGAATTTCATGGCTCATCATGGCTAAAAATGCACTTTTTGATTTGGTGGCTTTTTCGGCGGTTTCTTTGGCTTTGATTAACTCCTGTTGGGTTTTAATGCGATCGCTTATATCACAAATATAACCATGCCAGATAATGCTTCCATCGGCTTGTGTGGTGGGGGTAGAATGTCCCGAAACCCAAATTATGCTTCCATCTTGACGACAGATACGGTATTCACAATAACATAACCTTAGATCTTGAGTTGATTCTTGGAGTAATTGGCGAACCTTTTCCATATCTTCGGGATGAATAATGTTAAATACGGGGGTAGCATCGTCTTTTACTTCTTCTGGGGTGAGTTGAAATATTTGTTTGATACCGTCACTGGCGTAGGGAAAATGGGAACTACCGTCGGGGCGAAGACGATATTGAAAAATCATGCCAGGGATGTGTAGGGCTAGTTGTTGTAATGTGTGTTTAAATTCAATTAAGGCGAGTTCGGTTTGGCGGCGATCGCTTATATCCGTTATCATGGCTAAACTACCAAGATATTCACCCTTTTCGTTAATATTGGGAGTAGTAGAAACGATCGCCCATAAATCAGAACCATCTTTACGGGTAAAACGAAAATCATGTTGCTCTTTAATTCCCTGCACCAGTCTTTTGAGATATTTTTTAGCTAAATTTTTAGCCTCTTGATCCATAAAATAAAATAAAGGTTTACCCAACATTTCTTCTGCGCTATAACCTAACATCTCTCCCATTTGAGCGTTAACAAAGTTAGTGTTACCATTTTTGTCAATCATCCAAATTCCTTCGGTGGTGGTTTCAACGATACGACGATATTTTTCTTCACTGTTTTTTAGGGCAGTAATATCAAGGATTGTGCCAAAATACCCCGTTACCTTTCCTTCTTCATTTTTGATGGTTACTCCATTCCCAGATACCCAACAAACTTTGTGATTTTTTTGATTAATAAAACGGTAGGTGGAAACAAAAGGAATATTATTAATAATAGAATTATGCCACTCCTCAAAAACTCGCTCTTTATCCTCTGGGTGTAGTGCCTTTGCCCAACCAACCTCCATAGCTTCGTTATATGTCATACCAGTCATCTTTAACCATTGAGGATTAACATAATGACATAATCCCTGTTCATCGGTTTGAAAAATACCCACGGGGGCATTATTGACTAAAATTCGGAATTTTTTTTCACTTTCTTTGAGGGCCACTTCAATAATTTTGCGATAATCAATGTCGCTATGGGTGCCGATAAATCTGCTGGGGCGGCCATGGGAATCCCTTTCGATTACTTGGCCTCGATCTAATATCCACTTATATTGCCCATTTTTACACTTTAATCGATGTTCATTTTGATAAATGGGGGTTTCTCCCTTCAAATACCTTTCAATGTCTCGGTAACAGGATTTGAGGTCGTCAGGATGCACCCTGTCACTCCATTCCTGGAGGCGATCGCTTATTTCCCAATCTTCATATCCTAACATTCGTTTCCACTGCCTAGAAAAATGCACCTCATCGGTTTGAGGATTCCAATCCCAAGTGCCATCCCCCGAACCTTCCACGGCTAATTGCCACCTAGCTTCACTTTCAATTAAAGCCAGTTCATTTTTTTTGCGTTCGGTAATGTCAATAATCATGGCTAAAAATACATCTTGATTTTCCTCCCTAATTAGTTGTAAATGAACTTCTACGGGATACTGACTCTTATCAGCCCTTTGGTGGATAGTTTGATAAATTAATAATTCTTTTTCTTGTGTGCGTAGGGGTTCAATTTTTGTCTGAAATTGTTTTTCGTTAAATTCTGGTTTAATATCAACGGCAATCATTTTGCTTAAGATTTGCCATGGAAAACCTAAGTTATCGATCGCCCTTTTATTGGCGTATAAAATTTGTAAGGTATCAGGGGAAAAAACTAAGATTTCATTGAGACTTGATTCTAAAAAATAAGCTAAACGATGGTTTTGTTGCTCAATTTTTTTATGATTTTCACAAGAAGAGTTGACGGATATATTTATCTCTTTTAGTAAACTTTGGGGGGTAATGATACCAATTCCTTTACCCTGACTATCTACAATGGTTAAAACATCAATACTTTGTTGAGAAAATAAATTAATTAAATCATTGATATTGTTTAATTCATCTTGGCTATGGGTGAAGAATTTTTTTCTCATTACCCGCACAACGGTAAGGGATTCTAAGGGCAATTTATCCCCTAACCATGACACAATATCCCTTGGGGTAACTAATCCAACCAAACGGAAATTATCTTCCACAAAGGCATATGTTAGTGGTTGAGATGGGGCATCATCAAGCATTTTTTTTCCCTGATTCATCTGTTCAATGACTTTCAGAATCGGTGTTTGAGGATTTACAGTGACAAAGTTATGTTCAATGTATGGTGGTAAAGCCGATGACGAATTCATAGTTTATCTATTGCTGATGTGCTTTTCCCTTAACTCTTTAATTATAGTTACAAAGATAGTTGATCAATTCGATCAAAAAAGCCCCCGTAGGGGCTTCAAAGTTAAAGCTAATTAGACTTGTAGTTTATTTACTGGCTCGGGGTTGAATGACTCCAAAACCGCCATGGTTTCTGATGTAGATAACGTTAATCTCATTGGTTTCTTTATTGCGGAACATATAGAAGTCATGATCTACTAATTGTAGTTGTTCTTTGGCTTCATCAATGGTCATGGATTCCATGGCAAAGTATTTCATTCTTACCACTTCTTCGGGTAGTTCGGCGTGGCGATCGCCTATTAAACTATCTTCCACGGGTTTATCTTCGATGGCTTCTACGGTTTTTTCGACGGGATGAATTTTCTTGTCGAGATTTCTTTCTTTATATTTGCGTAATTGACGAGTAATTTTATCGGAAACTAAATCAATACTGGCGTACAAACTTTCACTATTTTCCTGCGCCCTAATTACTGTTCCGTTAGCATAAACTGTTACTTCTGCTTTATGTTTATTACTGATACGAGCATTACGGGCAACGGATAGATGAACATCCACTTTACTAGCTAAATTTTGGAAATGCTTAACTGCTTTTTCTAGTTTTTCCTCTACATAATTATGGATAGAATCTGTGACTTCGATATTGTTTCCTTGAATTAATAGTTTCATAATTTATACTCCATTTTACTCGCAATATTTTAATATCTCAACTTATTATCTTGTTGGATATTTTTTGTTTTTTCTCTTGGTAATGATTAAGAGAATTTAGCCAGTTTGCTTTCCATTTTACTTGATATTGATTATTTTAGCCATAAACCACATATATTAGAATTTTTCTTTTTTTATTTCTTTTAAAGAAAAAACGCCTGTTTTAAGGTTAAAATAAATTTTGAATCCTTTTAGTTAATTTATTCTCCTTTTCTTTTCCTTATACTAATACCATAACACTTTTGTGATCTAAAAAACACTCTTTTTTAACTTATTTTTAGGTTTAGTCTTTTTCTGTAACCTTTAGTTACAAAGTCGGTAAATTGTAACAAATTGTCTCTATTTTAGAATTTGTACAAAAGGTGCTTAGGGTGTTAAAAGAATTGAAAAAAAAAGGATTACCTGATATTTTTAAGAAATATTATTAATATTTATTTACATTAATTATGATTAAAAGTAATAAATTATTTAGTTTTTTAGGGCTAATGGTTTTAGGTATAACAATTCCTAATTATGTTGACAATATAATAAAACCCGTTCAGGCTCAAAGCCAACCCCTAAAAATTGTTTATCCGCCCCATAACCATCAAACCGTTGCCAGGTCAATATTTTTCATTGGCTCAGCGCCCCAGGGTGCTACAGTGTCGGTAAATGGAGAAAACATAGACACATCAACCCAAGGATTTTTTGCCCCAAGTTTCCCATTACAAATGGGGGAAAACACCTTTATTATTCGTTCTCAAAATCAAGAAATCAGAAAGGTAATTACCAGAAATGCCGATCAACCCAGTGAGGAGGATTTGAACAGTTTAGCCCCTAATTTAGTTTACCCTAGGGTTGACATTGCCCGATTAGCCGATGAATTGGTGTGCTTCGAGGCGATCGCCCCTAAAGATGCTCAAATATCGGTAAAACTAAGCCAAAATACCGTAAAACTAGAGCCTAACCCCAGTATTGTTAACCTTCCTCCCAATTCAGCAGTTTTAAACGCTAATAATAAACCAGAAACCATCATCAATAAATCATGGACAACCATGAAAGGATGTCAAACCCTCCAGGATAATAACCCAATCGAAAAACCCGTCTTTGTGATGGAATATCAAGGGCAAACCATTAGCCAAAATCAGGTGGGGCAAATTGAAACCCTTTCCCCCCAAAACTTGCCAGTAATAGAAGTTACCGCCTCCCAAGGGGTTGCTAGAAGCGGGCCTAGTACCAATCATTCTCGCCTTACACCCTTACCCCAAGGCACTCAAGCTCAAGTAACAGGTAAAGAAGGAGAATGGTTACGCCTTGATTATGGAGCATGGATTAGGGAAAATGAAACCCGCCTCTTATCCATTCAAGCCCCCCCCATCAGTAACATCCGCAGTGTTAATTCTCGTTTCGGTGATGATGCCACACAAATTATTTTCCCCTTAGAAAATCCCGTACCCATCACCATCAAACAAGCCGATGATACCTTTACCCTTTCTCTCCATAACACCATTGCCCAAACCGATACTATTCGCTTAGATGATAATCCCTTAATTCGTCGTCTCGACTGGTATCAAGTAAAACCTACCCAGATTGATTATGTATTTAGGCTTAAATCATCCACTCAGTGGGGTTATGATGTCCGTTATGAGGGTAATAATTTAATTTTAACCCTTAACCATGGTCCTAGGGTTTTATCGGTGGATAATTTACAGGGTGTTACCATTTTACTCGATCCTGGTCATGGGGGTGATGAATTGGGCGCAGTGGGGCCCAATGGTTATCCGGAAAAGGATATTAATCTTGTGATTTCTAAGTTAGTCGCTAAAAGGTTAAGGGAAAAGGGGGCGGAGGTGATTTTAACCAGGGAGGATGATAGGTTTGTTTCTCTGGGCGATCGTATGGCGATGATTGATAGAATAAAGCCTACCCTTGCCCTATCTATCCATTACAATGCTTTACCCGATGGGGGAGATGCGATTAATACAAAAGGCATCGGAATGTTTTGGTATCATCCCCAAGCCCATGATTTAGCGATTTTTTTGCAGGATTATTTAACTACTAATTTAAATCGTCCGTCTTATGGGGTTTTTTGGAATAATCTGGCGCTTACTCGCCCCCATACAGCCCCTAGTTTGTTGTTAGAGTTAGGTTTTATGATTAATCCCGAAGAATTTGAGTGGATTATTAACCCCCAAGCCCAAGAAAAATTGGCTGGTGGGGTTGCTGATGGGGTTGCCCAATGGTTATCAAAAACTAGGTAGGGTGCGCTGAATAAATTTCCATGGAGGGAGAGTAATTGTTTATGGTTTACTTTCAGGGGTGAATTGTTTTCTTTAAGCCTAAGATAGTATGGAGTAATAAAACTTAAAATTTATTTATGTTTATTAATATTTATCAACCAGATAAGGTGAAAAAGTTCATTGAAGATAAAATCTTATTCGGTAATGAGCTTACCCCTGAATTGGCAGCTATTTTAACGGTATATTTTGTTCAAGGTATTTTGGGTTTGGCGAGGTTGGCGGTGAGCTTTTTCCTTAAGGATGAGTTAATGTTATCCCCGGCGCAGGTGTCTGCTTTGATGGGGGTGGCGGCCATTCCTTGGGTTACTAAACCGATTATTGGTTTTTTTAGTGATAGTAAGCCTTTATTTTCTTATCGTCGTCGTAGTTATCTTATTTTATCAGGTTTTTTAGGGGCGATCGCATGGCTTAGTTTAGCTACCATTGTTAGTAATGCTTGGGGCGCTACGGTGGCCATTTTAATGACTTCTTTATCGGTGGCCATGAGTGATGTTATCGTTGATTCTGTGGTGGTAGAAAGGGCAAGGAATGAATCCCTAGAAACCGCTGGTTCACTGCAATCGGTAACTTGGGGTTGTTCGGCATTGGGGGGAATTATTACCGCCTATTTCAGTGGTTTATTGTTGGAATATTTCAGCGCCTCCCAGGTGTTTATGGTAACGGCTTGTTTTCCTCTGATTGTGGTGGGGGTAGCGTGGTTAATTATCGAAAAACCTGTCATGGAGGAGGAAGAAACGCCGAGCGCATGGAATCAAACAAAGCAGTTATGGAATACCCTCAAACAAAAAACTATTTTAGCCCCTGTAATTTTCATTGCCCTCTGGCAAGGCACTCCTAGCGCCGATTCTGCTTTTTTCTTTTTTACGACTAATGAGTTAGGATTTCAGGCGGAATTTTTGGGGCGGGTGCGATTGGTGACGAGTGTGGCTTCTTTAATTGGGGTGTTTTGTTATCAGAAATGGTTGAAACAAATTTCTTTTCGGGTGATGTTGGGTTGGAGTGTGGTTTTATCTTCTTTGTTGGGGATGACGAGTTTAATTTTGGTTACCCATTTTAATCGTACTTTAGGTATTGATGATCATTGGTTTAGTTTGGGTGATAGTCTGATATTGACGGTAATGGGGCAAATTGCTTTTATGCCTGTGTTGGTGTTATCTGCCCGTCTTTGCCCCGAGGGGATTGAGGCAAGTTTTTTTGCCTTATTGATGTCTATCTGGAATTTTGCGGGGTTAATTTCCCATGAATTGGGGGCTTTATTGACTGATTGGTTAGGGGTAACGGAAACGGATTTTTCTAATTTAGCTTTATTATTGCTGATTACTAATTTATCTAGTTTGTTGCCTTTATTTTTGATTAATTTTTTACCTAACCATGATCCGCAGGAGGTGGCTTCTGTTAATCTTCCTATATCTGAGGTTTACGAGCATCATAGTCCTGGGGCGATCGCCTCTAGTGATATAATGCCCGAGGTGGTTTATTCTTCTAGTAATAGACGCCCACAGCAAATTAAGGAAAACTAAAAAACATTTTCGGCGTTGCTGACTTTAGGTATGATTTCTCGTTGAGGAAGGGAACGGGGAACGGTTATAATATCTAAAAGTATTAGTTTTTAGTGTAATTCAACGATATTTCATACTATAACCCGTGCAATGCCACATCTTCACAGTATATCAAGTCCGCTTGAACACTTACAGATTAATTCAAAATAATGAAAGTTTAATTTATTAAACGAAGTATCATTAGCCGTGTAATTTATTACACGGTTGGTAAAACAGGTAATTGAGCGAACTTAACATTAAATTAAGGATGCTAGTGGGCATCGCCCACCATAACAACTTTAACCAAAACGGCCACTGACATATTGTTGGGTAGCTTCCTCGGCTGGATTTTGGAAAATATTTTCAGTTTTATCATATTCCACCAAATAACCTAATTTGCCCCCTCCTCCCTCAACACTACGGGCATTAAAAAAGGCAGTTAAATCGGATACCCTTGAAGCCTGTTGCATATTGTGGGTAACGATGATGATGGTGTAGTTACGCTTTAATTCGTGGATGGATTCTTCTACCTTAAGGGTGGAAATAGGATCTAGCGCCGAGCAAGGTTCATCCATTAAAATAACATCAGGTTGAATGGCGATGGTACGGGCGATACACAAGCGCTGTTGTTGCCCCCCTGAAAGGGCTAAACCACTCTGTTTGAGTTTGTCTTTCACTTCATCCCAGACGGCCGCTTTGCGTAGGGAATCTTCTACTAAGTCATCCATATTGCCTTGATAGCCATTGAGTCTTGCACCCCAGGCGATGTTTTCGTAGATGGATTTGGGGAAGGGGTTGGGTTTTTGGAATACCATACCAATTCTAGATCTTAAACCCACAGGATCAACGGATTTGGCATAAATATCTTTACCTTTGAAGGTAATTCTGCCTTTAACTCTGGCGCTGGCGACTAAGTCATTCATGCGGTTGATACATCTGAGGATGGTGCTTTTTCCGCATCCAGAAGGCCCGATGAAGGCTACGGCGTTATTTTTGGGGATGTCTAGGTTGACTCCTGCCACGGCTTTATGAGTGCCATAATAGACATCTACGTTTTCGATCTGGACTAGGGGTTCTTGTGCTATATTTTTATCTAATTCTGGACTCATGGTTATTTTTAGTAATTAAAATATTTTATTTGGGCTTTTTTGTCTGGGTAGAGTTAAACTAAACTACTGTAAAGCTCTGGCTGAATTGAAAAATAAAAAGCAAATTTACAGTAATTATAGTCTGAGTGTGCCAATTATCAAGTTAAGACGAAATTAACAAAATTGAGAATCTAATGAGTAGTATTTCCCTATGTATGATTGTTAAAGATGAGGCGAAGTCTTTGCCTAATTGTCTTAATAGTGTAAAAGATTTTGTTTCGGAAATGGTGATTGTCGATACGGGTTCGACG
This sequence is a window from Cyanobacterium stanieri LEGE 03274. Protein-coding genes within it:
- a CDS encoding folate/biopterin family MFS transporter; this translates as MFINIYQPDKVKKFIEDKILFGNELTPELAAILTVYFVQGILGLARLAVSFFLKDELMLSPAQVSALMGVAAIPWVTKPIIGFFSDSKPLFSYRRRSYLILSGFLGAIAWLSLATIVSNAWGATVAILMTSLSVAMSDVIVDSVVVERARNESLETAGSLQSVTWGCSALGGIITAYFSGLLLEYFSASQVFMVTACFPLIVVGVAWLIIEKPVMEEEETPSAWNQTKQLWNTLKQKTILAPVIFIALWQGTPSADSAFFFFTTNELGFQAEFLGRVRLVTSVASLIGVFCYQKWLKQISFRVMLGWSVVLSSLLGMTSLILVTHFNRTLGIDDHWFSLGDSLILTVMGQIAFMPVLVLSARLCPEGIEASFFALLMSIWNFAGLISHELGALLTDWLGVTETDFSNLALLLLITNLSSLLPLFLINFLPNHDPQEVASVNLPISEVYEHHSPGAIASSDIMPEVVYSSSNRRPQQIKEN
- the pstB gene encoding phosphate ABC transporter ATP-binding protein PstB, whose product is MSPELDKNIAQEPLVQIENVDVYYGTHKAVAGVNLDIPKNNAVAFIGPSGCGKSTILRCINRMNDLVASARVKGRITFKGKDIYAKSVDPVGLRSRIGMVFQKPNPFPKSIYENIAWGARLNGYQGNMDDLVEDSLRKAAVWDEVKDKLKQSGLALSGGQQQRLCIARTIAIQPDVILMDEPCSALDPISTLKVEESIHELKRNYTIIIVTHNMQQASRVSDLTAFFNARSVEGGGGKLGYLVEYDKTENIFQNPAEEATQQYVSGRFG